A region of Pseudarthrobacter sp. NIBRBAC000502770 DNA encodes the following proteins:
- a CDS encoding histidine phosphatase family protein: protein MSSHHVRRLVIMRHAKADWPGGVADHERPLEERGHREAPLAGRWLLKHNILPDFILCSSALRTRQTCTWVCAELGDKAPTPKLEDGLYAASALRMLAVVNHVPDTVTTLMLIAHLPGVQDLAMHLASRDSDHDAYMDAATRFPTNALTVLETEKPWAELDGQDARITRFKVPRAH from the coding sequence ATGAGTTCGCACCATGTCCGACGCCTTGTGATCATGCGCCATGCCAAGGCGGATTGGCCCGGAGGCGTGGCGGACCACGAGCGGCCCCTTGAGGAACGCGGACACCGAGAAGCCCCGCTGGCCGGGCGCTGGCTGCTCAAGCACAACATCCTGCCGGACTTCATCTTGTGCTCCAGCGCCCTGCGTACCCGGCAAACGTGCACCTGGGTCTGCGCCGAACTCGGCGACAAGGCGCCCACGCCCAAACTCGAAGACGGCCTGTACGCGGCATCGGCCCTGCGGATGCTGGCGGTGGTCAACCACGTGCCGGACACTGTGACCACGCTGATGCTCATCGCGCACCTGCCGGGCGTGCAGGACCTGGCCATGCACCTGGCCTCACGGGATTCGGACCATGATGCCTACATGGATGCCGCCACCCGCTTCCCCACCAATGCGCTCACCGTCCTGGAGACGGAGAAGCCCTGGGCGGAACTGGACGGTCAGGACGCCCGGATTACCAGGTTCAAGGTTCCCCGGGCCCACTAG
- a CDS encoding LysR family transcriptional regulator, with protein sequence MIDIGSLRALAAIEQHGTVIAAAEAMGFSPSAVSQQVKKLEKEGGFAVLERRGRGVLLTERGLALAAYGRRILAELEELESTLLADPAKPNGSLRLVSFSTACRGLVGPMLARIGQSDAPLEISVLAQDPREAVARVANGEADLGLVHNWNSVPLVIPEHLALEWLCEDVADVLVHRSHPLAKQSSVEPAELVDERWISTPDGAICNEALLRIFADLGRVPDIRIYDPDFATHIALVEQGVAVALVPRLGRPALPPDVAAVQVVKPVQARQVGLVHRRTMTASPGIRHVAALLREIAGSGIAASGPGEP encoded by the coding sequence ATGATCGACATCGGATCCCTGCGCGCCCTCGCGGCCATCGAGCAGCACGGTACAGTCATTGCCGCCGCGGAAGCGATGGGGTTCAGCCCGTCGGCCGTATCCCAGCAGGTGAAGAAGCTGGAGAAGGAGGGCGGGTTCGCGGTCCTGGAACGCCGCGGCCGCGGGGTCCTACTGACCGAACGCGGGCTGGCCCTCGCCGCTTATGGCCGGCGCATCCTGGCCGAGCTCGAGGAACTCGAGTCAACACTGCTGGCGGATCCGGCCAAGCCCAACGGCAGCCTCCGCCTCGTGTCCTTCTCCACCGCCTGCCGGGGTTTGGTGGGACCCATGCTCGCGCGGATTGGGCAGTCGGATGCCCCACTCGAGATTTCCGTCCTGGCGCAGGATCCGCGCGAGGCCGTGGCCCGGGTTGCCAACGGCGAAGCCGACCTGGGCCTGGTGCACAACTGGAACTCGGTACCGCTGGTGATCCCGGAGCACCTGGCGCTTGAATGGCTCTGCGAGGACGTGGCGGATGTCCTGGTGCACCGCAGCCACCCGCTCGCGAAACAATCCTCGGTGGAACCCGCGGAACTGGTGGATGAGCGCTGGATCAGCACACCCGACGGAGCCATCTGCAATGAGGCCCTCCTGCGGATTTTCGCCGACCTGGGGCGGGTCCCGGACATCAGGATCTACGACCCCGATTTCGCCACGCATATCGCCTTGGTGGAGCAGGGAGTGGCTGTCGCTCTGGTACCCCGCCTTGGCCGGCCGGCGCTTCCTCCGGACGTGGCGGCCGTCCAGGTAGTGAAACCGGTCCAGGCCCGGCAGGTGGGGCTTGTCCACCGCAGGACCATGACGGCCAGCCCGGGCATCAGGCACGTAGCGGCGCTGCTGCGCGAGATTGCCGGCAGCGGGATTGCCGCTAGTGGGCCCGGGGAACCTTGA
- a CDS encoding EamA family transporter, whose product MNLRDSLLAVVVALLWGLNFVAIDVGLHAGGQEFPPLLFVAMRFVLVVFPWIFFVRKPEVSWKAIVGVGLFMSAGQFGLLYLAMALGMPAGLASLVLQAQVLLTVLLAAAFLGERPSRRQLAGVVLGVAGLALVAVGRSAVAPLLPLVIVLAAALSWAAGNVIARKAKAASGLGLVVWSGAVVPLPLAALSLLVDGPGTVWQSLATLQAPTMLSALYTAVFASLVGYGIWNRLLASHPSSAVVPFTLLVPVVGMSAAWLVLAEVPSPTELAGGMLLLGGVATAVIPGPGWQRQRRGTEPLPDLGAGLGAGGADDGGRLAAVDTPRAADRGADVR is encoded by the coding sequence GTGAACCTGCGCGATTCCCTCCTTGCCGTCGTCGTTGCCCTGCTGTGGGGCCTGAACTTCGTGGCCATTGACGTCGGGCTGCACGCGGGCGGCCAGGAGTTCCCGCCGCTGCTGTTCGTGGCCATGCGCTTCGTCCTGGTGGTCTTCCCGTGGATCTTCTTTGTCCGGAAGCCGGAGGTCTCCTGGAAGGCCATTGTCGGGGTCGGGCTCTTTATGAGCGCCGGCCAGTTCGGCCTTCTCTACCTCGCCATGGCGCTGGGCATGCCCGCGGGCCTTGCATCGCTGGTCCTGCAGGCGCAGGTGCTGCTGACCGTCCTGCTCGCTGCGGCCTTCCTGGGCGAGCGGCCCAGCCGGCGCCAGCTGGCGGGGGTGGTGCTTGGCGTGGCCGGGCTCGCCCTCGTGGCCGTGGGACGCAGCGCCGTGGCACCGCTGCTCCCGCTGGTCATTGTCCTGGCCGCTGCGCTCTCCTGGGCGGCCGGAAACGTCATCGCCCGGAAAGCCAAAGCAGCGTCGGGTTTGGGGCTGGTGGTGTGGTCAGGCGCAGTGGTGCCGCTTCCGCTGGCAGCGCTTTCACTGCTGGTGGACGGGCCCGGCACCGTCTGGCAGTCGCTGGCCACCCTTCAGGCACCCACCATGCTCAGTGCCCTGTACACCGCTGTTTTCGCCTCGCTGGTGGGCTACGGAATCTGGAACCGGCTCCTTGCCAGCCACCCGTCGTCGGCCGTTGTTCCCTTTACGTTGCTGGTGCCGGTGGTGGGCATGAGCGCTGCGTGGCTGGTCCTCGCGGAGGTGCCTTCGCCGACGGAGCTGGCAGGCGGAATGCTCCTTCTGGGCGGCGTGGCGACGGCGGTGATCCCCGGTCCAGGCTGGCAGCGTCAGCGGCGGGGGACGGAGCCGCTGCCGGACCTGGGTGCCGGCCTCGGCGCGGGTGGAGCGGACGACGGCGGTCGCTTGGCCGCGGTGGACACCCCGCGGGCGGCGGACCGGGGCGCCGACGTCCGCTGA
- a CDS encoding TetR/AcrR family transcriptional regulator, with product MTTELTPAGKGLRPARTNATRQKLFDASMELIGERGAASVTVDEIAAAAGVSKGTVYYNFGSKSELIAQLLRHGVDILKARLLEAADAGATGRDPLLAMEAMIGQAMDFMAEYPSFARLWVSENWRIPSEWQGTFSVLRGELLEVIGQAVEKVAEAYPVDDSVSRGSLETAIFGACFVVGLDRQTYNPERTRDQSVAAIMAIMRGYVLKGPAPRG from the coding sequence ATGACCACTGAACTGACACCCGCCGGCAAGGGGCTGCGGCCCGCCAGGACCAACGCCACCCGCCAGAAGCTCTTCGACGCCTCCATGGAACTGATCGGCGAGCGCGGGGCCGCCAGCGTCACCGTGGATGAGATCGCGGCAGCGGCCGGAGTCTCCAAGGGCACCGTCTACTACAACTTCGGCAGCAAGTCGGAGCTGATCGCACAGCTCCTGCGGCACGGCGTGGACATCCTCAAGGCGCGGCTGCTCGAGGCCGCCGACGCCGGAGCGACCGGCCGCGACCCGTTGCTCGCCATGGAAGCGATGATCGGCCAGGCCATGGACTTCATGGCAGAGTACCCCTCCTTCGCGCGCCTCTGGGTCAGCGAAAACTGGCGGATACCCAGCGAATGGCAGGGCACGTTCTCCGTGCTGCGCGGGGAGCTCCTGGAGGTCATCGGCCAGGCCGTGGAAAAGGTGGCCGAGGCATACCCAGTGGACGATTCGGTGTCCAGGGGCAGCCTGGAAACGGCCATCTTTGGTGCATGCTTCGTGGTGGGCCTTGACCGGCAGACCTACAACCCCGAGCGCACCCGTGACCAAAGCGTTGCAGCAATCATGGCGATCATGCGCGGCTACGTCCTGAAGGGGCCAGCTCCTCGGGGATGA
- a CDS encoding YhgE/Pip domain-containing protein translates to MTVLRLARSELKRMTGGLLPKLTILALTMVPLLYGAVYLYANWDPYGHLNNLDAALVVEDSGATNADGTRLEAGTKVADSLVEGNVFHWVPVESSAEADAGVSSGQYAFALKIPKDFSANLVSPGSFDSASQAMLNVTTNDANNYLLSTIVDKLTTAVHTTVAKEVGEETANQLLTGFGTIHSKMVQAADGASQLADGVATLRDGAVTLHEGTSALSSGADQLYAGQLKLRDGANQLTDGAGQLSSGLAVLKDKTATLPTDTQTLASGAAQVAAGNAQLNAKVQDMAAQLEAADQGLRSRVVESNSRLVASGVLTQDQADKVLADFDAAGTSSPVAAAKGKIQADAAQVQQLANGSEAVSVGAARLAAGMPALRDAISQASAGADQLHTGAAALAAGEQSAVDGAASLADGARKVDAGAAQLADGAGQAATGSRTLSDEIGKGAGQVPNPDDAQKSNLSQVMADPVAVSNVSQAKAGSYGAGLAPFFLTLAMWIGIFMLVQAMRPITQRALASNAPSWKIALGGWLPFFVVSVVQASLLTLVADAALGLNPSHPVLMWLLMLAAAMAFSALIQGIVALLGSPGKLVVLILLVLQLVSSGGTFPWQTTPEPLHVVHQVLPMGYVVTGMRHLIYGGDLSMIAPTFVGLLGYTLLGAAMSTLAVRKNKYWTLKTLKPEIAV, encoded by the coding sequence GTGACTGTCCTGCGGCTGGCCCGCTCCGAACTCAAGCGCATGACCGGTGGGCTGCTGCCCAAGCTGACCATCCTGGCGCTGACCATGGTCCCGCTGCTCTACGGCGCCGTCTACCTGTACGCGAACTGGGACCCCTACGGCCACCTGAACAACCTGGATGCCGCCCTGGTGGTGGAGGACTCCGGTGCCACCAATGCCGACGGCACGCGCCTCGAGGCCGGGACAAAGGTGGCGGACAGCCTGGTGGAGGGCAACGTGTTCCACTGGGTGCCGGTGGAAAGCTCGGCGGAAGCGGATGCCGGCGTCAGCAGCGGCCAGTACGCGTTCGCGCTGAAGATCCCCAAGGATTTCTCCGCCAACCTGGTCTCGCCGGGCAGCTTTGATTCCGCGAGCCAGGCCATGCTGAACGTGACTACGAACGATGCGAACAACTACCTCCTGAGCACCATCGTGGACAAGCTGACCACGGCCGTGCACACCACGGTGGCCAAGGAAGTGGGCGAGGAAACCGCCAACCAGCTGCTCACAGGATTTGGCACCATCCACTCCAAGATGGTCCAGGCGGCGGACGGCGCCTCCCAGCTGGCCGACGGCGTGGCCACGCTCAGGGACGGTGCGGTCACCCTCCACGAGGGGACCTCAGCCCTGAGCAGCGGCGCGGACCAGCTGTACGCGGGCCAGCTGAAGCTGCGCGACGGCGCCAACCAGCTGACAGACGGCGCCGGGCAGCTCAGCAGCGGCCTGGCGGTCCTCAAGGACAAGACAGCCACCCTGCCCACCGATACCCAGACCCTGGCTTCCGGCGCCGCCCAGGTGGCCGCGGGAAACGCCCAGCTCAACGCCAAGGTCCAGGACATGGCAGCCCAACTGGAGGCGGCGGACCAGGGCCTGCGCAGCCGTGTGGTCGAATCCAACAGCAGGCTGGTCGCGTCCGGCGTCCTGACCCAGGACCAGGCGGACAAAGTCCTGGCGGACTTCGATGCCGCCGGCACGTCCAGCCCGGTGGCAGCCGCCAAGGGCAAGATCCAGGCGGATGCGGCCCAGGTCCAGCAGTTGGCCAACGGCTCCGAAGCGGTCAGCGTCGGCGCCGCCCGGCTGGCGGCCGGGATGCCGGCACTCAGGGACGCCATCTCGCAGGCCTCGGCGGGGGCTGACCAGCTGCATACGGGTGCCGCGGCGCTGGCAGCCGGTGAGCAGTCCGCCGTCGACGGAGCCGCCAGCCTTGCCGACGGCGCACGGAAGGTCGACGCCGGTGCCGCCCAGCTTGCGGACGGCGCGGGCCAGGCCGCCACCGGCTCCCGTACCCTGTCGGACGAGATCGGCAAGGGCGCCGGGCAGGTCCCCAACCCTGACGACGCACAGAAGAGCAACCTGTCCCAGGTAATGGCAGATCCTGTGGCGGTCAGCAACGTCTCCCAGGCCAAGGCCGGGTCCTACGGTGCCGGGCTGGCGCCGTTCTTCCTCACGCTGGCCATGTGGATCGGGATCTTCATGCTGGTCCAGGCCATGCGCCCCATAACGCAGCGTGCACTGGCATCCAATGCGCCGTCGTGGAAGATCGCCCTGGGCGGCTGGCTGCCCTTCTTCGTGGTTTCGGTGGTGCAGGCATCGCTGTTGACCTTGGTGGCGGACGCCGCGCTGGGGCTCAACCCCTCCCATCCGGTCCTGATGTGGCTGTTGATGCTGGCCGCTGCCATGGCATTCAGCGCGCTCATCCAGGGCATCGTGGCGCTGCTGGGCTCCCCCGGCAAGCTGGTGGTCCTCATCCTCCTGGTCCTCCAGCTGGTGTCTTCCGGCGGCACGTTCCCGTGGCAGACCACGCCGGAGCCCCTGCATGTGGTGCACCAGGTCCTGCCGATGGGATATGTGGTGACCGGAATGCGGCACTTGATCTACGGCGGGGACCTGTCCATGATTGCCCCTACCTTCGTGGGACTGCTGGGCTACACTTTGCTGGGCGCGGCCATGTCCACCCTCGCGGTGCGGAAGAACAAGTACTGGACGCTCAAGACCCTGAAGCCGGAGATCGCGGTATGA
- a CDS encoding ABC transporter ATP-binding protein gives MLSAHQLQAKGRRDPLLPPTSVTVARGELLLVTGDRQDQRTALSLLLSGRMKATEGQLSWDGSSRTRQLRLSAALVDSPGVNEPEEHLSVRDLVTEDLALVPRRYRGALLSGPWLKVNRFEDIAGLWTEQLDPERRLELLTALALANPRTDLLVVDSPDRHSADDLTWLPRLRELAYDAGRPLAVVAAVSAVPASWDGPVAAIGNAAPEPEPGTTAGKHSAGAETAPEDQETELETEVAK, from the coding sequence TTGCTCTCTGCACATCAGCTCCAGGCCAAAGGGCGCCGGGATCCGCTGCTTCCCCCCACTTCGGTGACGGTGGCGCGCGGCGAACTGCTGCTCGTCACCGGGGACAGGCAGGACCAGCGCACGGCGTTGTCCCTCCTGCTCAGCGGCCGGATGAAAGCAACGGAAGGGCAGCTCAGCTGGGACGGCAGTTCCCGGACCAGGCAGCTGCGCCTGTCCGCTGCCCTGGTGGACTCCCCCGGCGTCAACGAACCCGAGGAACACCTCAGCGTCCGGGACCTGGTGACCGAGGACCTCGCCCTGGTGCCCCGCCGGTACCGGGGTGCTCTGCTCAGCGGCCCGTGGCTGAAGGTCAACCGCTTCGAAGATATCGCCGGCCTGTGGACGGAGCAGCTGGATCCGGAGCGGCGGCTTGAACTGCTCACCGCGCTGGCCCTGGCCAATCCCCGCACGGACCTGCTGGTGGTTGACTCACCGGACCGGCACAGCGCCGACGACCTCACGTGGCTGCCACGCCTCCGGGAGCTGGCGTACGACGCCGGGCGGCCCCTCGCCGTCGTAGCGGCGGTCAGCGCCGTCCCCGCCTCGTGGGACGGACCGGTGGCCGCGATCGGCAACGCGGCGCCCGAACCCGAACCTGGGACCACCGCCGGCAAGCACTCCGCCGGGGCGGAGACCGCCCCCGAAGACCAGGAAACCGAACTCGAAACCGAGGTTGCCAAGTGA
- a CDS encoding NAD(P)/FAD-dependent oxidoreductase: MNPEAAGREFDVVVIGAGAVGENVADRVVQGGLTAVLVEAELVGGECSYWACMPSKALLRPGTALHGAQTTPGAKEAVTRTLDAAAVLERRNYFTSNWQDDSQASWVKDTGIELVRGHAWLTGPKAVEVAGLDGTQHLLRARHAVVLATGSTPNTPPIEGLQDVQVWGTREATSAGEVPERLTVLGGGVAGAELAQAFARLGSSVTLVARSGLLGTFPEEASALVAAGLRADGVELRLHTATDRISANDDGTLTVSLGDGTTVTSEKVLVSTGRHPALEGLGLESIGFEPDESGHLSLSADASGLVRETPGDEQWLYAVGDAAGKNLFTHQGKYEARATGDAIAARARGALDGTPGDWTRYAQTANQHAVPSVVFTDPELASVGRTLKAARKDGYNASSVELPIEVAGSSLHSENYEGWAQLVVDEDRKVLLGATFAGPDVAELLHAATIAVVGEVPLDRLWHAVPSYPTISEVWLRLLEKYGL; this comes from the coding sequence ATGAATCCCGAGGCCGCTGGGCGCGAATTTGATGTTGTTGTTATCGGCGCTGGCGCCGTAGGGGAAAACGTGGCCGACCGCGTGGTCCAGGGCGGCCTGACGGCCGTGCTCGTCGAGGCGGAACTGGTGGGCGGGGAATGCTCTTACTGGGCGTGCATGCCATCGAAGGCACTCCTTCGCCCTGGTACGGCGCTCCACGGGGCGCAGACCACGCCAGGGGCAAAGGAAGCGGTCACCCGCACCCTGGACGCCGCCGCCGTCCTGGAGCGGCGCAACTACTTCACCTCCAACTGGCAGGATGACAGCCAGGCTTCGTGGGTCAAGGACACCGGCATCGAACTGGTGCGTGGCCATGCCTGGCTGACCGGCCCCAAGGCCGTCGAGGTGGCCGGCCTGGACGGCACGCAGCACTTGCTGCGTGCGCGGCATGCCGTGGTGCTTGCCACGGGGTCCACCCCCAACACACCGCCCATCGAAGGGCTGCAGGATGTCCAGGTCTGGGGAACGCGTGAAGCGACATCCGCCGGCGAGGTCCCGGAGCGGCTGACGGTATTGGGCGGCGGAGTGGCCGGCGCCGAACTGGCCCAGGCCTTCGCCCGCCTTGGTTCAAGCGTCACCCTGGTGGCACGCAGCGGACTGCTCGGCACCTTTCCGGAAGAAGCCTCGGCGCTGGTCGCCGCGGGATTGAGGGCGGACGGCGTCGAACTCCGGCTGCATACCGCCACGGACCGGATCAGCGCCAACGACGACGGCACCCTCACCGTAAGCCTTGGGGACGGAACCACTGTCACTTCGGAGAAGGTCCTGGTCTCCACCGGCCGCCACCCGGCACTGGAGGGCCTGGGCCTGGAAAGCATTGGTTTCGAGCCCGATGAATCAGGCCACCTGTCCCTGTCCGCCGACGCCTCGGGCCTGGTCCGGGAAACGCCCGGGGACGAACAGTGGCTCTACGCCGTGGGCGACGCCGCCGGCAAGAACCTCTTCACCCACCAGGGCAAGTACGAGGCCCGCGCCACCGGCGATGCCATCGCCGCGCGGGCAAGAGGCGCGCTGGACGGAACACCCGGCGACTGGACCCGCTACGCCCAGACGGCCAACCAGCATGCGGTGCCCAGCGTCGTCTTCACGGACCCCGAGCTGGCCAGCGTGGGACGCACGCTGAAGGCGGCCAGGAAGGACGGATACAACGCCTCGTCCGTGGAGCTGCCCATCGAGGTTGCCGGCTCCTCACTGCACTCGGAGAACTACGAAGGGTGGGCGCAGCTGGTGGTCGACGAGGACCGCAAGGTCCTCCTTGGCGCAACCTTCGCCGGCCCCGACGTAGCCGAGCTGCTGCACGCGGCAACGATCGCCGTGGTGGGCGAGGTGCCGCTGGACCGGCTCTGGCATGCAGTCCCTTCCTACCCCACCATCAGCGAGGTATGGCTCCGTCTCCTGGAGAAGTACGGCCTCTAG
- a CDS encoding phosphoenolpyruvate carboxykinase (GTP): MGDLAQKPLLEKAPTTHAGLLAWVEEVAELTQPDRIYWVDGSEEENTRLTDELVAAGTLTRLNPDLFPNSFAAFSDPADVARVEEQTFICSENERDAGFTNNWMDPREMKDKLRGLFAGSMRGRTMYVIPFVMGHLDAEDPKFGVEITDSAYVVASMRIMANIGTAVLDKITETNAFFVPALHSLGAPLESGQDDVAWPCNPDKWIVHFPEERSIWSFGSGYGGNALLGKKCYALRIASVMARDEGWLAEHMLILKLTSPEKKNYYVSAAFPSACGKTNLALLDPTIEGWEVETLGDDITWMRIGKEGELRATNPEAGLFGVAPGTGWGTNPNAMRAIAKGHSIFTNVALTDDGGVWWEGMTDEVPAHLTDWEGNSWTPDSDKPAAHPNSRFCTPISQIDMLAEEYYSPEGVELSAILFGGRRKTTVPLVTQARSWTNGIFMGSTLSSETTAAAAGQVGVLRRDPMAMLPFIGYDAGDYLKHWISVSGKANPERLPHIFLVNWFRRTADGGFAWPGFGDNARVLKWAIERIEGKADAVETPIGYVPAGHSLDLTGLDLTHAHVEDAVRVDREEWDAELASIEEWYAKFGDSLPDALRAELDSLKERMAKH; encoded by the coding sequence ATGGGCGATCTGGCGCAGAAGCCGCTGCTTGAGAAAGCACCCACCACACATGCCGGCCTGCTGGCGTGGGTCGAAGAGGTTGCTGAGCTTACGCAGCCGGACCGCATCTACTGGGTGGACGGCTCCGAAGAGGAAAACACCCGCCTCACGGACGAACTCGTTGCTGCCGGCACCCTGACCAGGCTCAACCCGGACCTGTTTCCGAATTCCTTCGCCGCGTTCTCCGATCCCGCTGACGTTGCCCGCGTCGAGGAGCAGACGTTCATCTGCTCCGAAAACGAGCGCGACGCCGGCTTCACCAACAACTGGATGGATCCGCGGGAGATGAAGGACAAGCTGCGTGGCCTGTTCGCCGGCTCCATGCGTGGCCGCACCATGTACGTCATCCCGTTCGTCATGGGCCACCTCGACGCCGAGGACCCCAAGTTCGGCGTCGAAATCACCGACAGCGCCTACGTTGTTGCCTCCATGCGCATCATGGCCAATATCGGTACCGCGGTGCTGGACAAGATCACCGAGACCAACGCCTTCTTCGTCCCGGCACTGCACTCCCTGGGCGCACCGCTCGAGAGCGGCCAGGACGATGTCGCGTGGCCCTGCAACCCGGACAAATGGATCGTGCACTTCCCCGAGGAGCGCTCCATCTGGTCCTTCGGCTCCGGCTACGGCGGGAACGCCCTGCTGGGAAAGAAGTGCTACGCCCTGCGCATCGCCTCCGTGATGGCGCGCGACGAGGGCTGGCTGGCCGAGCACATGCTCATCCTCAAGCTGACCTCGCCGGAAAAGAAGAACTACTACGTTTCCGCCGCCTTCCCCTCCGCCTGCGGCAAGACCAACCTCGCACTGCTCGATCCCACCATCGAAGGCTGGGAAGTGGAGACCCTGGGCGATGACATCACCTGGATGCGGATCGGCAAGGAAGGCGAACTCCGCGCCACCAACCCGGAAGCGGGCCTCTTCGGCGTTGCGCCCGGTACCGGCTGGGGCACCAACCCCAACGCCATGCGCGCCATCGCCAAGGGCCACAGCATCTTCACCAACGTCGCCCTGACCGACGACGGCGGTGTGTGGTGGGAAGGGATGACCGACGAGGTTCCGGCCCACCTGACCGACTGGGAGGGCAACTCGTGGACTCCTGATTCGGACAAGCCGGCAGCCCACCCGAACTCCCGCTTCTGCACGCCGATCTCGCAGATCGACATGCTGGCCGAGGAATACTACAGCCCCGAGGGCGTTGAACTCTCTGCCATCCTGTTCGGCGGCCGCCGCAAGACCACCGTTCCGCTGGTTACCCAGGCCCGCAGCTGGACCAACGGCATCTTCATGGGCTCGACGCTGTCCTCCGAGACCACTGCCGCGGCCGCCGGCCAGGTAGGCGTGCTCCGCCGCGATCCCATGGCCATGCTGCCGTTCATCGGTTACGACGCAGGCGACTACCTGAAGCACTGGATCAGCGTCTCCGGCAAGGCAAACCCGGAACGCCTGCCCCACATCTTCCTGGTGAACTGGTTCCGCCGGACGGCTGACGGCGGCTTCGCCTGGCCTGGCTTCGGCGACAACGCCCGCGTCCTCAAGTGGGCCATCGAGCGCATCGAGGGCAAGGCCGACGCCGTGGAGACTCCCATCGGATACGTTCCGGCCGGGCACTCGCTGGACCTCACCGGCCTGGACCTGACCCACGCCCACGTGGAGGACGCTGTCCGCGTGGACCGCGAGGAATGGGACGCGGAGCTGGCCTCCATCGAGGAGTGGTACGCCAAGTTCGGGGATTCACTCCCGGATGCCCTGCGTGCCGAGCTCGATTCGCTCAAGGAACGGATGGCCAAGCACTAG
- a CDS encoding globin domain-containing protein, with protein MLSDKSRPVIEATLPLVGSRIGSITPNFYARLFAAHPELMDGLFSRSNQRSGNQQQALAGSIAAFATHLVNNPGTLPEKVLSRIAHRHASLGITEPQYQVVYEHLFAAIAEDLAEVITPEIAEAWTEVYWLMADALIKLEKSLYAAQANDKMWTPWRVAAKAPAGTGSMTFTLEPADDTPVTPALPGQYVSVKVAVADGLRQVRQYSLSGDAGTSRTFTTKLDDGGEVSPVLHHTVQVGDVVEISNPYGEITLKEGDGPVVLASAGIGCTPTASILRSLAESGSDRQVLVLHAESTLDSWALRSQMTDDVERLDGAELQLWLEKPVSGAREGFMSLREVDLPADASLYLCGPLPFMKNIRNEAINAGIPATRIHYEVFGPDIWLAS; from the coding sequence ATGCTCTCGGACAAGTCCCGCCCCGTCATCGAGGCCACCCTGCCGCTGGTCGGCTCCCGGATCGGATCCATCACCCCCAACTTCTACGCCCGCCTCTTCGCGGCGCACCCCGAACTGATGGATGGCTTGTTCAGCCGCTCCAACCAGCGCTCCGGCAACCAGCAGCAGGCCCTCGCCGGCAGCATCGCCGCCTTCGCCACCCACCTGGTGAACAACCCCGGCACGCTGCCGGAAAAGGTCCTTTCCCGCATCGCCCACCGGCACGCTTCCCTGGGCATCACCGAACCGCAGTACCAGGTGGTCTACGAGCACCTGTTCGCCGCAATCGCCGAAGACCTGGCCGAAGTCATCACCCCCGAGATCGCCGAAGCCTGGACCGAGGTGTACTGGCTCATGGCAGACGCCCTGATCAAGCTCGAAAAGAGCCTCTACGCCGCGCAGGCCAACGACAAAATGTGGACGCCCTGGCGGGTCGCGGCCAAGGCACCGGCAGGAACCGGGTCCATGACCTTCACCCTTGAGCCCGCGGATGACACGCCCGTCACCCCTGCCCTTCCCGGCCAGTACGTCAGCGTCAAGGTGGCCGTTGCGGACGGCCTGCGCCAGGTGCGCCAGTACTCCCTCTCCGGCGACGCCGGCACCAGCCGTACCTTTACCACCAAGCTGGACGACGGCGGCGAGGTCTCCCCCGTGCTGCACCACACGGTGCAGGTGGGCGACGTCGTCGAAATTTCCAACCCTTACGGCGAGATCACCCTCAAGGAGGGCGACGGCCCCGTGGTCCTCGCGTCCGCAGGCATCGGCTGCACGCCCACCGCCTCCATCCTGCGTTCCCTCGCCGAGTCCGGCTCCGACCGCCAGGTCCTGGTGCTGCATGCCGAAAGCACCCTGGACAGCTGGGCCCTGCGCAGCCAGATGACGGACGACGTCGAACGCCTGGACGGTGCCGAACTGCAGCTCTGGCTGGAGAAGCCGGTCAGCGGCGCCAGGGAAGGCTTCATGTCCCTGCGCGAGGTGGACCTCCCCGCCGACGCGTCGCTGTACCTCTGCGGCCCGCTGCCGTTCATGAAGAACATCCGCAACGAGGCCATCAATGCCGGCATCCCCGCCACCCGGATCCACTACGAGGTCTTCGGCCCGGACATCTGGCTCGCCAGCTGA
- a CDS encoding Rrf2 family transcriptional regulator gives MKINAFADVSLRALMVLAAVPDGTLLTTQGIADSVGTPYNHVSKAMARLRTMGLIEVVRGRSGGSRLSHAGRIATVGQILRQLDTRTDPADCVSPGGNCPLINECRLRGALARAREAFYAELDSVVIGELPQARQMAPVFQMIGLRPGL, from the coding sequence ATGAAAATCAACGCCTTCGCTGACGTGAGCCTGCGGGCACTCATGGTGCTCGCAGCCGTTCCGGACGGCACGCTGCTCACCACCCAGGGCATCGCGGACTCGGTGGGGACACCGTACAACCACGTAAGCAAGGCCATGGCCAGGCTGCGGACCATGGGCCTGATCGAGGTGGTTCGCGGCCGGTCCGGCGGTTCGCGGCTCAGCCATGCGGGACGCATCGCCACGGTAGGCCAAATCCTGCGGCAGCTTGATACCCGCACGGATCCCGCGGACTGCGTGTCCCCGGGCGGGAACTGCCCCCTCATCAATGAATGCAGGCTCCGCGGCGCCCTGGCCCGCGCCCGCGAGGCCTTCTACGCCGAGCTTGATTCGGTGGTAATCGGGGAGCTCCCCCAGGCCCGGCAGATGGCTCCGGTTTTCCAGATGATTGGCCTCCGTCCCGGCCTCTGA